Genomic segment of Dehalococcoidales bacterium:
CCCGTACTGTCGGGCCAGGCTTTCCAGTTCAGCTAACGGTCTCCCCTTGGATATCAATGCGTATCTATTCACTCTTGTCCCCCTTTTTACGGATTAATTTGGCAAAGACCATACCGCCGACAGAGATGGCGCAAGCACCGCCAGTAATGACGACATAACCCATATCAGCGCCCATCATGAGTTCAATGGCAAGGCCGACACCGATCAGGCTGCAGCCGACCGCCTCCAGAGCTATGGCCAGTTGTTTCCCCAGTCCCCGGTAAAGCATTGCTTACTTTTCCACCTCCGGCTTTTTCCTGAAATAGAATTGGATGATCAGGGTTACCCAGGCGGCTACCCCGGATATGCCGAACTCAGAAAGGTCAATCCTTCCGGCGGCATGAAGCACGATCAGGCTAAATGCCCCGGCCAGTGATAGTATCGCCACCAGTAACCTTTCTTTACTGCTTCCCATTACTTATGCACCCCCCATATGACGAAGTCCGTCTTCAAATAGCAGTCCGGGCACACTATCCCCGATTTTTGAACATCAACCTCTTCTTCGAAAGGAACCACCTTGGCCACGTTCGCTACCAAATCCGCCTGCTCAAAGCCATCGACCGAGACCGAGTTGTACTCCTCATCGCTGATGGTTTCCCCGTTTTGCTCCTTGATCAGCGTGTCTTCGGTATGCGTTAAAACCCGGTAGCGGGTTTTCTTTTCTCTAACCATGAAATCCAGCGCGATCACATAGTCCGCGTTGGTGTTATCGGGGGAACTTATCTCTCTACCGCATCGGTTGCAGCGTATTATCATCACTTCTCCTCATGTTTTCATTAGGAACGCTAAAGAATAGTAAGCCGGCATATTCTGGTGAGTGCTGCCGGAACCAGTACTGCCAGTGTTCTGAGTGATAGCATTCTGCCATACTCTGTTGGCACCCAGGTCACACGACTTTTCTGTCTGCCGGTACGTATAGGTATGAGTATGTGCCGCCAGCTGAGCTACCGTTAACGAAACAGTATCAGCACCCCCGGTACTGCCCGGGTTGGTGCCGGCAGTAGCTACTTGCCTGATGAACTTTGCCAGCAGGTTAGGTGTTGAGTTGTTACCGTCGCAGATAACCCAGCCGGAAGGTATACTGGCGATAGTCCCGCTCCACATGGCGATTAAGCCCGAAGGCACCCCGGGGGCCGCGGCATAAGACGGGTCAGCACCAGCTCCCTGGGCGGTCAGCACCTGCCCTGAGGTTCCGTCCGGCATCCGGGACATGCCGAAACGACCGCTGCTAATCTGCGCGGCATCAAGCCCAACCTCATCGGCGCCTCCGGACTGGTGCCGGGCGGCGTGGTCTCGGTCATGGTGATCGTCAACTCCGATACTGGCCAGGTCGCTGTGCCGATGGGCGTTAGCCGGTCCGGAAAGTGCGCCGTGATGGCTGGCATCAAGCGTCGATTGCCACGACCAGCCGAGAGGGCCACCGATAATCAGGCTGTTACCGTCCCTCTTCAAAATCCAGTTGAGGAGATTAAGACTCGGTCTGAGCAGAAGTCCCTTTACCAGCTTCAACCCTATCCTCCTTTAGCGGCTACTGCCCTCTGATGTGTCGCCCAGTGAAAATGCGCCTGGAAGGTCATCGGATCCAGGCTGGAGAAGCCGCAGTCCTCACAGTAAAGGCCGAGCTCCTTCGCTCTTTCCAGTGCTTCTTCGTGACACTGGCAGGGGCAGCGAGTGGCATCCGGAGAAAGCTCGAAGATGTTGCCGCACTCGCATCTGTAGAGAGGTAGTCCGTTAGATCCTATCGTGCCGATGAATCCCATCATTTACCCCCTTCTGACTTGATGAGAGTATCAATGGTGCGTATTCTCTCTTCAAGCGGTATTCTCTGCTGGCGTAACTCAGCCAGTTTCTCTTCATACTGCTCCCTGACTTTAGCCGCTTCCCGATCGATAGCCTCCGTTTGCTCAAGAAGCTCGATCTTTCTTGATTTCAGTTCATCAATGAGTGCCATCTTAAACCTCCTTGCTACGAGCTTAGCCCGAGCTGAACCAGCTCAAAGGCAGCCGTGCTGTTTTTCATTACCTGCTTGATGATGCCCTTATCCCCACCGCCGGGGGTCAGGTAGTAGAGCTTACCCTCGTTACCGGCAACCGCGGTGGGCTCATCACCTGGCGCCATGAGATGCATGGTCAGTGGCGCGGTGAGCGCTTCGCTGCCGTTTAAAGGGTAGAAGTCAGGGTCGTGCTTATCGTTGCCGTGGGTGCCTACCGCCGGGGCATCCGCCCAAGCTGGAACGCCGGCAGCCACGGTGAGCAGCTGTCCGGCGGTGCCAATACTCCGTCTCGTCCAGGCTCCTGCCGCTCCGCCGTAGATCAGGTCGCCTTCGGCGCCGGCAGCGTGGTCCAGGGTAGCGTCCATGGCATGTTGCCTAGTGTGAGAATCTGCGTGAAGACCACCGCCCCGGCTGCCGTGCTGGGTATCCGATATCTCGCCGGTATGATCGTCGGCGCTGTTTAGGGCATGCTGCCTGGCGTGGGAATCAGCGTGAAGGCCACCGCCCCGGCTGCCGTGGTGGGTATCATCGATGGCGGCATACCACTGCCAGGCGGTGGGGCCGCCCATGATCACAGAGTTACCCTTACGTCGTGAACCTTTATAGCCATTGAGCAACGTCTGTATGCCCGCAAACGCCTCCGGCTCAACACCCAGCAGCCAGGCCCGCAAACGAGTCATCAGGCCCGACTTGTGTTCATTTCTCTTTTCTTTAACATCGAACATGTTTCCTCCTCCTATGTGGTTACCCCGAGCAGCATACTTTCGAACGCTCCGGTACTGTTTTCGGCGATCATCCTAAGATCATTCGGTTGTCCGGCCGGATTTAATTGATGCCAAAGCAGGCCAACTCCTGCCGCTACAGGCTGGTACCCGGCGGCGGCAACCTCCGAGGCGCCGATCACTGGAACCGACCACGTCATCCGCCCAAGCGTTGCTATGATGACCACCAAGAAAACCATCATCATACCGACCATCATGACGTTATCGATCATCCGATCATCGTCAAGCTCATCTAGCGCTTCATCTAGCGTTACGATATCCCTAAGCTGTGCTGATTTACTCATGTCCCGCCTCCAGTTCGCCGGATACGTCCCGCATCATGGGTACCATCATGCCGAACATCATCATGATCATCATCAGGGGCATCATCTCGGCTATGATTCCCCATGAGCTTGTCGCCTGCTCTGCGACACTGGAAAAGAGGACTCCCTCCCTCTCGTCGATTACCTTGCCCTGGCTATCTTCAAATCTCACCTTGTAGGTCCACTCACCCTGCTCATCTAAGGGCCAAGCGCTCGGCACAGACGGAAACACGAAGGGGTGATACCAGGCTCCGAAAGAGAGTGCCCAGATGTAACCGCTGGGGAGCACGCTATCGCTATCCTCATACTTAACCGATCCGTCCGGTCCGTACAGCCAGACATAGCCCTTGGTGGTCTGTGTATGAAGAATCGTTTCGATGATCGTAGCGTGGTAGCTAATCCGGAAGTTTTCCCCTAAAGGCGCTCCCGATATCGGCACCGGTAATTCGCCGCTGGCAAGATTGGTCCAGTCGACATAGACCTGCTCTATGTAGCCGTTCAGGTCGGATGGCTCTCCGCTAGG
This window contains:
- a CDS encoding histidine kinase, which translates into the protein MLYRGLGKQLAIALEAVGCSLIGVGLAIELMMGADMGYVVITGGACAISVGGMVFAKLIRKKGDKSE